One Actinomyces marmotae DNA window includes the following coding sequences:
- a CDS encoding S1C family serine protease produces MSNYDESNGQPTGGASATNPHSLAPSDPAPADSSVPAAARMTDPAAPTETYTSAPTAPAGYDFGPGSQPGHYPTTDAYAAPTTDAFAAPTTDAFAAPPAMSAVDGGAPVPAAPTKERRGPGWGSMIAMTVAAALLASGGTFAAFRHDTDGASTPKSAGSSPTAVATGSTTQTVTSQGTTPDWQAVTAAVSNSVVSITVSVGNSGAVGSGVIYDSKGHILTNQHVVAGASKIMVTLADGRIYGAEVTGTDASTDLAVIKLKDAPSDLTVAQIGDSDSLATGQGVMAIGNPLGLSSTVTTGIISALDRPVVTTREDTGDPSKGSDPSQQGPQSGDLGGLLNNLFDRGKNPTSQVYTNAIQIDAAINPGNSGGPLFDGSGKVIGITSSIASTGRSGSSGEKAGSIGIGFAIPVKLAQKVADQLIATGSASHAYLGVSIGDGGAEADGVLRAGAEVGSVEQGSPAANAGVKQGDVITAINGKKTNQAAALTGFVRQYSAGDEVTLTVIRGGKSQEIKVTLAEKTS; encoded by the coding sequence ATGAGCAACTACGACGAGTCGAACGGGCAGCCGACTGGTGGCGCCAGCGCCACCAATCCGCACAGCTTGGCTCCCTCCGACCCCGCCCCCGCAGACAGCTCTGTCCCCGCGGCGGCGCGCATGACCGATCCCGCCGCGCCCACCGAGACCTACACCTCCGCCCCCACCGCCCCCGCCGGCTACGACTTCGGTCCGGGCTCTCAGCCGGGCCACTACCCCACCACCGACGCCTATGCGGCGCCCACCACCGACGCCTTCGCGGCGCCCACCACCGACGCCTTCGCGGCGCCGCCGGCCATGAGCGCCGTCGACGGCGGGGCCCCCGTCCCCGCGGCCCCCACGAAGGAGCGGCGGGGGCCCGGCTGGGGCTCCATGATCGCCATGACCGTGGCCGCCGCCCTGCTCGCCTCCGGGGGTACCTTCGCCGCCTTCCGCCACGACACCGATGGCGCCTCCACCCCGAAGAGCGCCGGCTCCTCGCCCACCGCCGTCGCGACCGGCTCCACCACGCAGACCGTCACCTCCCAGGGGACGACCCCGGACTGGCAGGCCGTCACCGCCGCCGTGTCGAACTCAGTCGTGTCCATCACGGTGTCAGTGGGGAACAGCGGCGCCGTCGGCTCCGGCGTCATCTACGACTCCAAGGGGCACATCCTCACGAACCAGCACGTGGTCGCGGGGGCCTCGAAGATCATGGTCACCCTCGCCGACGGGCGCATTTACGGCGCCGAGGTCACCGGCACGGACGCCAGCACGGACCTGGCTGTCATCAAGCTCAAGGACGCCCCGAGCGACCTCACCGTGGCGCAGATCGGGGACTCGGACTCCCTCGCGACCGGCCAGGGCGTCATGGCGATCGGCAACCCGCTGGGCCTGTCCTCCACGGTGACCACCGGCATCATCTCCGCGCTCGACCGCCCCGTGGTGACCACCCGGGAGGACACCGGGGATCCCTCCAAGGGCTCCGACCCGTCCCAGCAGGGACCGCAGTCGGGGGACCTCGGCGGGCTGCTCAACAACCTGTTCGACAGGGGGAAGAATCCCACCTCGCAGGTCTACACCAACGCCATCCAGATCGATGCCGCCATCAACCCCGGCAACTCCGGCGGGCCGCTCTTCGACGGCAGTGGCAAGGTCATCGGCATCACGAGCTCAATCGCCTCGACCGGGCGCTCCGGCTCCTCGGGCGAGAAGGCGGGGTCGATCGGCATCGGTTTCGCGATCCCCGTCAAGCTCGCCCAGAAGGTCGCCGACCAGCTCATCGCCACTGGCAGCGCGTCGCACGCCTACCTGGGGGTGAGTATCGGTGACGGCGGCGCTGAGGCTGACGGCGTCCTGCGCGCCGGCGCCGAGGTCGGCAGTGTGGAGCAGGGCTCTCCCGCGGCCAACGCCGGCGTCAAGCAGGGCGACGTGATCACGGCGATCAATGGCAAGAAGACCAACCAGGCCGCGGCGCTCACCGGCTTCGTCCGCCAGTACTCCGCGGGGGACGAGGTGACGCTCACCGTCATCAGGGGCGGCAAGTCTCAGGAGATCAAGGTCACTCTGGCCGAGAAGACCTCCTGA
- a CDS encoding demethylmenaquinone methyltransferase yields the protein MSRASLSKDPREVAGMFDAVAHRYDLTNDVMSLWQVRMWRRVTRAAVAARPGMRVLDLAAGTGTSAVEYAADGADVVACDFSPGMVAEGRRRHPGIEFVEGDAMDLPFADESFDVVTISYGLRNVQDTSKALREMARVTRPGGRIVIAEFSSPTWRAFRTAYRFYLGTALPALARLVSSNTEAYDYLGESILAWPDQRALAALMQEAGWRGVGYKNLSGGIVAVHRAAKPRP from the coding sequence ATGAGCCGAGCCTCCCTCTCCAAGGACCCCCGCGAGGTCGCGGGCATGTTCGACGCGGTCGCGCACCGCTACGACCTCACCAACGACGTCATGAGCCTGTGGCAGGTGCGCATGTGGCGGCGAGTCACCCGCGCCGCCGTCGCGGCCCGCCCCGGGATGCGGGTCCTCGACCTCGCCGCCGGCACCGGCACCTCGGCCGTGGAGTACGCGGCCGACGGGGCCGACGTCGTCGCCTGCGACTTCTCCCCCGGGATGGTCGCCGAGGGGAGGCGCCGCCACCCGGGGATCGAGTTCGTCGAGGGCGACGCGATGGACCTGCCCTTCGCCGACGAATCCTTCGACGTCGTCACGATCTCCTACGGGCTGCGCAACGTGCAGGACACCTCCAAGGCCCTGCGCGAGATGGCGCGCGTGACCCGGCCGGGCGGGCGCATCGTCATCGCCGAGTTCTCCTCCCCCACCTGGCGGGCCTTCCGCACCGCCTACCGCTTCTACCTCGGCACGGCCCTGCCGGCCCTGGCCCGCCTCGTCTCGTCGAACACCGAGGCCTACGACTACCTGGGGGAGTCGATCCTCGCCTGGCCCGACCAGCGCGCCCTGGCGGCGCTCATGCAGGAGGCCGGGTGGCGCGGCGTGGGCTACAAGAACCTGTCGGGCGGGATCGTCGCCGTCCACCGCGCCGCCAAGCCGCGACCGTGA
- the ndhC gene encoding NADH-quinone oxidoreductase subunit A: MNPYVSLLVMAGVALVVALGGLALSAIISPNRTNRVKVANYECGIDPTPVNTETGRFPVSFYLVGMTFIIFDVEVVFLYPWATAFARLGFFGLSAALIFIALITVPYILEWRRGGLDWD, from the coding sequence ATGAATCCATACGTCTCACTGCTCGTTATGGCCGGGGTGGCGCTCGTCGTCGCGCTGGGTGGACTGGCGCTGTCGGCGATCATCAGCCCGAACCGGACCAACCGGGTCAAGGTCGCCAACTACGAGTGCGGGATCGACCCCACCCCCGTCAACACCGAGACCGGGCGCTTCCCCGTCTCCTTCTACCTGGTGGGCATGACGTTCATCATCTTCGACGTCGAGGTCGTCTTCCTCTACCCCTGGGCCACCGCCTTCGCCCGGCTCGGGTTCTTCGGGTTGTCCGCCGCGCTCATCTTCATCGCCCTCATCACGGTGCCCTACATCCTGGAATGGCGCCGCGGCGGTCTGGACTGGGACTGA
- a CDS encoding geranylgeranyl reductase family protein produces MTITPTSHSAPTAQRPARGSDLAADVVVMGAGPAGSSAAYHLATLGLDVLLVEKGELGRDKVCGDGLTPSAVRELASMAVDTTGWQRNVGLRVIGGGHRLTFPWPEQASFPSYGMARPRARLDADLAAHAQRAGARLLTGVTVTGPVMTPSGRVIGVEAKPSARVEAPGIEAPARLSAPLVIDAGGVSARLATAVGRAKNERRPLGVAVRAYFRSPRASDEWMESQLELWDGKPGESDLLPGYGWIWPVGDGVVNVGLGSVSSRAATTRIDYRGAFARWIANCPAEWGFTQDNQIGRLASAALPMAFNRKPHYADGLMLLGDAGGMVSPFNGEGIAQALMSGRLAAQAAAQAAVRSTQAGREQALAQYPAALRAEMGGYYTLGRLFVALIEHPEVMRICTRYGLPRKRLMKLVTKLLSDGWERRGGDAVDHFIQLLTRMVPAA; encoded by the coding sequence ATGACGATCACCCCCACGAGCCACAGCGCCCCGACGGCGCAGCGGCCTGCGCGCGGGAGTGACCTGGCCGCGGACGTCGTCGTCATGGGCGCCGGACCCGCCGGCTCATCGGCCGCCTACCACCTGGCCACCCTCGGCCTGGACGTGCTCCTGGTGGAGAAGGGTGAGCTCGGCCGGGACAAGGTCTGCGGTGACGGCCTCACCCCCTCCGCCGTGCGCGAGCTCGCCTCCATGGCCGTGGACACCACCGGCTGGCAGCGGAACGTCGGCCTGCGCGTCATCGGCGGCGGGCACCGCCTCACCTTCCCCTGGCCCGAGCAGGCCTCCTTCCCCTCCTACGGGATGGCCCGCCCCCGCGCTCGGCTCGACGCGGACCTGGCCGCCCATGCCCAGCGCGCCGGCGCCCGGCTGCTGACCGGCGTCACCGTCACCGGCCCGGTCATGACCCCCTCGGGGCGCGTCATCGGAGTCGAGGCCAAGCCCAGCGCCCGCGTCGAGGCCCCCGGCATCGAGGCCCCCGCGCGCCTGTCCGCCCCGCTCGTCATCGACGCCGGCGGTGTCTCCGCACGCCTGGCCACGGCCGTGGGCCGCGCCAAGAACGAGCGCAGGCCCCTGGGTGTGGCCGTGCGCGCCTACTTCCGCTCCCCGCGCGCCAGCGACGAGTGGATGGAGTCTCAGCTCGAACTGTGGGACGGCAAGCCCGGCGAGTCCGACCTCCTGCCCGGCTACGGCTGGATCTGGCCCGTGGGCGACGGCGTCGTCAACGTCGGGCTCGGCTCAGTCTCCTCCCGGGCCGCCACCACCCGCATCGACTACCGCGGCGCCTTCGCCCGCTGGATCGCGAACTGCCCGGCCGAGTGGGGCTTCACGCAGGACAACCAGATCGGGCGCCTCGCCTCCGCCGCCCTGCCCATGGCCTTCAACCGCAAACCCCACTACGCCGACGGGCTCATGCTCCTGGGCGACGCCGGCGGCATGGTCTCCCCCTTCAACGGCGAGGGCATCGCCCAGGCGCTCATGTCCGGGCGTCTCGCCGCCCAGGCGGCCGCGCAGGCCGCCGTGCGCTCCACCCAGGCCGGCCGCGAGCAGGCGCTCGCTCAGTACCCGGCCGCCCTGCGCGCGGAGATGGGCGGCTACTACACGCTTGGGCGCCTCTTCGTCGCCCTCATCGAGCACCCCGAGGTCATGCGGATCTGTACCCGCTACGGGCTTCCCCGCAAGCGCCTCATGAAACTCGTCACCAAGCTCCTGTCCGACGGGTGGGAGCGCCGCGGCGGCGACGCGGTCGACCATTTCATCCAGCTTCTGACAAGGATGGTGCCAGCAGCATGA
- a CDS encoding isochorismate synthase, giving the protein MSGAAPFRRPGTPRPLTLAAAEAAARPPRLSFLTTALPPGALDGAELLDLLTGRDDVVSWVHEGRGLVGLGRALVLGARGAGRIEELRRAWRATVYASWWRDPLVRPGTGPVAVGTIAFSDRSAAESVLLVPEVIVGADESGAWMTTAVRAPVGGAPGAGGAPAEHPDHGALLAELLETASAAPEAGADRGRALVELGALDEADWRAAVDVTRERMRAGEARKVVLARDVLVTPGQALPTGTILGRLGRAYPSCWTFAVDGMLGASPEMLLRLAGRRLTSRVLAGTARRHPSDTPSRTAELAAWLEGSEKNNREHALARASAIEALMPLCSVVEAPERFLLELPNVLHLASDITGVVAGDTGALSLVGALHPTAAVCGTPRGAAGRIIEEVEGMDRGRYAGPVGWVDWHGEGEWCIALRSGSIAAPGGPVRVFGGGGIMPDSDPDDELAETRAKMRPMLGALGALPIAETGRK; this is encoded by the coding sequence GTGAGCGGCGCCGCGCCCTTCCGGCGCCCCGGGACGCCGCGGCCACTGACCCTCGCCGCCGCCGAGGCGGCCGCGCGTCCCCCGCGCCTGTCGTTCCTGACCACCGCGCTGCCGCCCGGCGCCCTCGATGGCGCGGAACTGCTCGACCTGCTCACCGGGCGCGACGACGTCGTCTCCTGGGTTCACGAGGGGCGGGGCCTGGTGGGGCTCGGCCGGGCGCTGGTCCTGGGCGCGCGGGGGGCGGGGCGCATCGAGGAGCTGCGCCGCGCCTGGCGGGCGACGGTCTACGCCTCCTGGTGGCGCGATCCGTTGGTCCGGCCGGGCACGGGGCCGGTGGCGGTGGGGACGATCGCGTTCTCGGACCGCTCGGCGGCCGAGTCCGTGCTGCTCGTGCCGGAGGTCATCGTGGGCGCCGATGAGAGCGGGGCCTGGATGACGACGGCGGTCCGCGCCCCAGTCGGGGGCGCCCCCGGGGCTGGTGGGGCGCCCGCGGAGCACCCCGACCATGGCGCGCTCCTCGCCGAGCTACTGGAGACGGCCTCGGCGGCGCCCGAGGCCGGCGCCGACCGCGGGCGGGCCCTCGTGGAGCTCGGCGCCCTGGATGAGGCGGACTGGCGCGCGGCCGTGGACGTCACCCGCGAGCGCATGCGCGCTGGCGAGGCCCGCAAGGTCGTCCTGGCCAGGGATGTGCTGGTAACTCCGGGCCAGGCCCTTCCCACGGGGACGATCCTGGGCAGGCTGGGACGGGCGTACCCGTCCTGCTGGACCTTCGCGGTCGATGGGATGCTCGGCGCCTCACCGGAGATGCTGCTGCGCCTGGCCGGCCGCAGGCTGACGAGCCGTGTGCTGGCCGGGACGGCCCGCCGCCACCCGAGCGACACCCCCAGTCGCACCGCCGAACTGGCCGCCTGGCTGGAGGGCTCGGAGAAGAACAACCGGGAGCACGCCCTGGCGCGGGCCTCGGCGATCGAGGCACTCATGCCGCTGTGCTCGGTGGTGGAGGCGCCCGAGCGATTCCTCCTGGAGCTGCCCAACGTCCTGCACCTGGCCAGCGATATCACCGGCGTGGTGGCAGGGGATACGGGCGCCCTGTCCCTCGTGGGGGCCCTGCACCCCACCGCGGCGGTGTGCGGCACCCCGCGCGGCGCGGCGGGCCGGATCATCGAAGAGGTCGAGGGCATGGACCGCGGGCGCTACGCGGGGCCGGTGGGCTGGGTGGACTGGCATGGCGAGGGCGAGTGGTGCATCGCGCTGCGCAGTGGTTCCATCGCCGCGCCCGGCGGGCCGGTGAGGGTCTTCGGGGGCGGCGGGATCATGCCGGACTCCGATCCCGACGATGAACTCGCCGAGACCCGCGCGAAGATGCGCCCCATGCTCGGCGCCCTCGGCGCCCTCCCCATCGCCGAGACCGGTCGAAAATAG